One window from the genome of Amycolatopsis sp. NBC_01480 encodes:
- a CDS encoding Lrp/AsnC family transcriptional regulator, translating into MTVPGLEPLDQSIVQELAADGRRSFTDLAERVGLSVSAVHQRVRRLEQRGVILGYTARLDGEQIGLPLTALISLTPNDPAAPDDYPQRIQHITEIESCYSVAGDESYILLVRVASPLGLEDLLRRIREAAKVSTRTTVVLSTPFEGRSPTL; encoded by the coding sequence ATGACCGTGCCCGGCCTGGAGCCGCTCGACCAGTCGATCGTGCAGGAGCTGGCGGCCGACGGGCGGCGCAGCTTCACCGACCTGGCCGAGCGGGTGGGGCTTTCGGTGTCGGCCGTGCACCAGCGCGTCCGGCGGCTCGAGCAGCGCGGGGTCATCCTCGGCTACACCGCGCGGCTCGACGGCGAGCAGATCGGCCTGCCGCTCACCGCGTTGATCTCGCTGACGCCCAACGACCCCGCCGCCCCGGACGACTACCCGCAGCGGATCCAGCACATCACCGAGATCGAGTCCTGCTATTCGGTCGCCGGCGACGAGTCGTACATCCTGCTCGTACGGGTCGCCTCGCCGCTCGGCCTGGAGGACCTGCTGCGCCGCATCCGTGAGGCGGCGAAGGTCTCGACCCGGACCACGGTGGTGCTCTCGACGCCGTTCGAGGGCCGGTCGCCGACGCTCTGA
- a CDS encoding M24 family metallopeptidase produces the protein MSRRSLHTPAPDAAALRARLDRAAAAAAKADTDALLIAPGSDLRYLLGQAGGSFERLTTLVVPADGVPALVVPKLEAPGYADVPTAELGIEVLTWVDGDDAYRLVADRLGKPGRVAVSDFTPALHVLALRAALGDAEQTLAGPVIRELRMRKDAAEIAALRAAGAAIDRVHARVGEWLRAGRTEAEVGQDITAAIVEEGHSHADFVIVGSGPNGASPHHDVSDRVIQRGDVVVVDIGGPLPEGYNSDCTRTYSVGEPRDADVAETYAVLQRAQQAAVDEVRPGVTAERIDAAAREVIEAAGFGEFFIHRTGHGIGLDVHEEPYIIAGNQLPLEPGMAFSVEPGIYQAGRWGARIEDIVVVTESGVEAFNTRPHELTVLDA, from the coding sequence ATGTCGCGCCGATCCCTCCACACGCCTGCCCCCGACGCCGCCGCGCTCCGCGCCCGCCTCGACCGCGCCGCCGCCGCGGCCGCGAAGGCGGACACCGACGCCCTGCTCATCGCCCCCGGTTCCGACCTGCGGTACCTGCTGGGCCAGGCGGGCGGCTCGTTCGAGCGGCTGACGACCCTCGTGGTGCCCGCCGACGGCGTCCCGGCGCTGGTCGTGCCGAAGCTGGAAGCCCCCGGCTACGCCGACGTGCCCACCGCCGAGCTCGGCATCGAGGTGCTCACCTGGGTCGACGGCGACGACGCGTACCGGCTGGTGGCCGACCGGCTCGGCAAGCCCGGCCGCGTCGCGGTCAGCGACTTCACCCCGGCCCTGCACGTGCTCGCCCTGCGCGCGGCCCTCGGCGACGCCGAGCAGACCCTCGCCGGGCCGGTCATCCGCGAGCTGCGGATGCGCAAGGACGCCGCCGAGATCGCCGCCCTGCGCGCCGCCGGCGCGGCCATCGACCGCGTGCACGCGCGCGTCGGCGAGTGGCTGCGCGCGGGCCGCACTGAGGCCGAGGTGGGCCAGGACATCACCGCCGCCATCGTCGAGGAGGGCCACAGCCACGCCGACTTCGTCATCGTCGGCTCCGGCCCGAACGGCGCCAGCCCGCACCACGACGTGTCCGACCGCGTGATCCAGCGCGGCGACGTCGTGGTCGTCGACATCGGCGGCCCGCTGCCCGAGGGCTACAACTCCGACTGCACCCGCACCTACTCCGTCGGCGAGCCCCGTGACGCCGACGTCGCCGAGACGTACGCGGTGCTGCAGCGCGCGCAGCAGGCCGCGGTCGACGAGGTGCGCCCCGGCGTCACCGCCGAGCGGATCGACGCCGCCGCCCGCGAGGTGATCGAGGCCGCCGGGTTCGGCGAGTTCTTCATCCACCGCACCGGCCACGGCATCGGCCTCGACGTGCACGAGGAGCCCTACATCATCGCCGGCAACCAGCTGCCGCTCGAGCCGGGCATGGCCTTCAGCGTCGAGCCCGGCATCTACCAGGCCGGCCGCTGGGGCGCCCGGATCGAGGACATCGTGGTGGTCACCGAGAGCGGCGTCGAGGCCTTCAACACCCGGCCGCACGAGCTGACCGTGCTGGACGCATGA
- a CDS encoding CPBP family intramembrane glutamic endopeptidase: MTASRGLLTAFTTGAKQRRVLLPVFTAAGTGLLGLSLATRPGSGRFYVLTNAVAATWIAGGLAAGPPPRGRSRHPVATPVLIGAGAFGVFYAAALVARRIPVLSRALAGVLAYAHRGSGPAVLATTLVTGAAEEVFFRGVVQEPGTAVAASTAVYALSTVATRNPALVLASVVMGTVFGLQRRVTGGVQAPLLTHVVWSALMLRYLPPLFETPAPDRVPDHGPRRY; encoded by the coding sequence TTGACGGCGTCGCGCGGCCTGCTCACCGCCTTCACCACCGGGGCCAAGCAGCGGCGCGTCCTCCTTCCGGTCTTCACGGCCGCGGGCACCGGGCTGCTCGGCCTCTCGCTGGCCACCCGGCCCGGCTCCGGCCGCTTCTACGTGCTCACCAACGCCGTCGCCGCCACCTGGATCGCGGGCGGGCTGGCCGCGGGGCCGCCCCCACGCGGCCGGTCCCGCCATCCGGTCGCCACCCCGGTGCTGATCGGTGCCGGGGCGTTCGGCGTGTTCTACGCAGCGGCGCTGGTCGCCCGCCGCATCCCGGTGCTCTCCCGCGCGCTCGCCGGTGTGCTCGCCTACGCCCACCGCGGCTCCGGCCCGGCGGTGCTCGCGACCACTCTCGTCACGGGCGCGGCAGAGGAGGTCTTCTTTCGCGGCGTCGTGCAGGAGCCCGGTACGGCGGTCGCGGCCTCGACCGCTGTGTACGCGCTGTCCACAGTCGCCACCCGCAACCCCGCGCTGGTGCTCGCCTCCGTCGTGATGGGCACGGTGTTCGGGCTCCAGCGGCGCGTGACCGGCGGCGTCCAGGCCCCGCTGCTGACCCATGTCGTGTGGTCCGCGTTGATGCTGCGCTACCTGCCGCCGCTGTTCGAAACCCCGGCCCCGGACCGGGTGCCGGACCACGGCCCGCGCCGGTACTAG
- a CDS encoding NAD(P)H-binding protein yields the protein MKVLVTGASGFVGSRLVPALAEAGHEVRAMTRRPTEYTGAGTAVRGDVAEPRSLRAALEGADAAYYLIHSLDAADFERRDAAHARAFAQAAKEAEVGRIVYLGGLGDDTDDLSAHLRSRRLVEHLLGSAGVPVTVLRAGIVVGHGGISWEITRQLVEHLPAMVTPRWAATRTQPIAIADVIRYLAGVLEPADAEGRTFDIGGTEQLAYVDMLRRLAELEGRRPLIVPVPLLTPRLSSYWLALVTDVDVTTGRTLIDSMANEVVVRDDGIRKLVPFEPMDYDAAALSALGERARERRTA from the coding sequence GTGAAGGTCTTGGTGACCGGGGCGTCCGGCTTCGTCGGGAGCCGGCTCGTGCCCGCGCTCGCCGAGGCCGGGCACGAGGTACGCGCGATGACCCGGCGACCCACCGAGTACACCGGGGCCGGCACCGCCGTCCGCGGCGACGTGGCCGAGCCGCGCTCACTGCGCGCCGCGCTGGAAGGCGCCGACGCCGCGTACTACCTCATCCATTCCCTCGACGCCGCCGACTTCGAACGCCGCGACGCCGCCCACGCCCGCGCCTTCGCCCAGGCCGCCAAGGAAGCGGAAGTGGGCCGCATCGTCTATCTCGGCGGGCTCGGCGACGACACCGACGACCTGTCCGCGCACCTGCGCAGCCGGCGCCTGGTGGAGCACCTGCTCGGCTCCGCGGGCGTGCCCGTCACCGTGCTGCGGGCCGGCATCGTCGTCGGCCACGGCGGCATCTCCTGGGAGATCACCCGCCAGCTGGTCGAGCACCTGCCGGCCATGGTCACCCCGCGCTGGGCCGCCACCCGCACCCAGCCGATCGCGATCGCCGACGTCATCCGCTACCTCGCCGGGGTGCTCGAACCCGCCGACGCCGAGGGGCGCACGTTCGACATCGGCGGCACCGAACAGCTCGCGTACGTGGACATGCTGCGCCGCCTGGCCGAGCTGGAGGGCCGCCGCCCGCTGATCGTGCCCGTGCCGCTGCTGACGCCGAGGCTGTCTTCGTACTGGCTGGCGCTGGTCACCGACGTCGACGTCACCACCGGCCGCACCCTGATCGACTCGATGGCGAACGAGGTCGTGGTGCGCGACGACGGCATCCGGAAGCTCGTCCCGTTCGAGCCGATGGACTACGACGCCGCCGCACTGTCCGCGCTGGGGGAGCGCGCCCGCGAACGGCGGACGGCTTGA
- a CDS encoding 5'-3' exonuclease, with protein sequence MTGPLALLDSASLYFRSFYALPDSMTAPDGTPVNAVRGFTDTIARILTDRRPSRLVACLDADWRPKFRTDLLPSYKAHRVAAPGHGESEADVEEVPDTLTPQVPVILDVLAAFGFATAEAAGYEADDVIGALATRERDAAVEVITGDRDLFQLVREEPTPTAVVYVGKGWAKAEVLGRKEIAERYGVPVEHAGPAYADMSALRGDPSDGLPGVAGIGEKTAAKLITQFGSLEELIAASSAGDARVPLKTRLRLSDAADYLAVAPTVVRVAVDAPVEVSGPDAVPTRPADPERVAELAERWNLGRSVERLLAALPPDS encoded by the coding sequence GTGACCGGACCACTCGCCTTGCTCGACTCCGCCAGCCTGTACTTCCGCTCGTTCTACGCGCTGCCCGACTCGATGACCGCGCCCGACGGCACCCCGGTGAACGCCGTGCGCGGCTTCACCGACACGATCGCGCGCATCCTCACCGACCGCCGCCCGTCGCGGCTGGTGGCGTGCCTGGACGCGGACTGGCGGCCGAAGTTCCGCACCGACCTGCTGCCCAGTTACAAGGCGCACCGGGTCGCGGCGCCGGGCCACGGCGAGAGCGAGGCGGACGTGGAGGAGGTGCCGGACACGCTCACCCCGCAGGTGCCGGTGATCCTCGACGTGCTGGCCGCGTTCGGCTTCGCCACCGCCGAGGCCGCGGGCTACGAGGCCGACGACGTCATCGGGGCGCTCGCCACCCGCGAGCGGGACGCCGCGGTGGAGGTCATCACCGGCGACCGCGACCTGTTCCAGCTGGTGCGCGAGGAGCCGACGCCCACCGCCGTGGTGTACGTCGGCAAGGGCTGGGCGAAGGCGGAAGTGCTGGGGCGCAAGGAGATCGCCGAACGCTACGGGGTGCCGGTCGAGCACGCGGGCCCGGCGTACGCCGACATGTCCGCGCTGCGCGGCGACCCGTCCGACGGGCTGCCCGGGGTCGCCGGCATCGGCGAGAAGACGGCGGCGAAGCTGATCACGCAGTTCGGCTCGCTGGAGGAGCTGATCGCGGCCTCGTCCGCGGGCGACGCGCGGGTGCCGCTCAAGACGCGGCTGCGGCTTTCCGACGCCGCCGACTACCTCGCGGTCGCGCCCACCGTGGTGCGCGTCGCCGTGGACGCCCCGGTCGAGGTGTCCGGCCCGGACGCGGTGCCCACGCGCCCGGCCGACCCGGAGCGGGTCGCGGAGCTGGCCGAACGGTGGAACCTGGGCCGGTCGGTGGAGCGGCTGCTCGCCGCGCTGCCCCCAGACTCGTGA
- a CDS encoding GNAT family N-acetyltransferase encodes MTDFAVRPITDDERRPTFTLLMQALHSRVPSDENWREYAESWAAERKFGAFAETGPVGITGSFDTELVVPGGARLSTGAVDGVGVRADWTRRGVVSALMRTQLEDFAARGISLAALYASEAVIYGRFGYGAATLGRSVRVEHPARIRGSAPSTGTVRLLDENQAVVQIPTLYQRIIERAPRPGQLARPAYWWPSEHNRQVRYGGGYRVAVHTGLDGEDDGFAVFRSVDRGTTDEPERRALLDVRDLNGANPAAIAGLWRFLLSVDLIGTVVARDRPVDDPVGVLLTDPRRAHTTELGDQLWVRVVDVAGALAARTYGDAAPVVLGLTDPQLPANTGHYAVGPEGAHRTDAPADLQLDSEALAMLYLGEWRATSLLQAGRLTATDPAAAARADILFTTEQRPWCGTHF; translated from the coding sequence ATGACGGACTTCGCGGTACGGCCCATCACCGACGACGAGCGCCGGCCCACCTTCACCCTCCTGATGCAGGCCCTGCACTCGCGCGTGCCGAGTGATGAGAACTGGCGCGAGTACGCGGAGTCCTGGGCCGCGGAGCGGAAGTTCGGCGCCTTCGCCGAAACCGGCCCGGTCGGGATCACCGGCTCGTTCGACACCGAGCTGGTCGTGCCCGGCGGCGCGCGCCTGAGCACCGGCGCGGTCGACGGCGTCGGGGTCCGTGCGGACTGGACCCGCCGCGGCGTCGTCAGCGCGCTGATGCGCACCCAGCTCGAGGATTTCGCCGCCCGCGGCATCAGCCTCGCCGCGCTGTACGCCAGCGAAGCGGTCATCTACGGCCGCTTCGGCTACGGCGCCGCCACACTCGGCCGCTCGGTCCGGGTCGAGCACCCGGCCCGGATCCGCGGCAGCGCCCCGTCCACCGGCACCGTCCGGCTGCTCGACGAAAACCAGGCGGTGGTGCAGATCCCCACGCTGTACCAGCGGATCATCGAGCGCGCCCCGCGGCCGGGCCAGCTCGCACGCCCCGCCTACTGGTGGCCGAGCGAGCACAACCGCCAGGTCCGCTACGGCGGCGGTTACCGCGTGGCCGTCCACACCGGACTGGACGGCGAGGACGACGGGTTCGCCGTGTTCCGCAGCGTGGACCGGGGCACCACCGACGAGCCGGAGCGGCGGGCGCTGCTGGACGTGCGGGACCTCAACGGCGCGAACCCCGCGGCGATCGCCGGGCTGTGGCGGTTCCTGCTGTCGGTCGACCTGATCGGCACCGTCGTCGCCCGCGACCGGCCGGTGGACGATCCCGTCGGCGTCCTGCTCACCGACCCGCGCCGCGCCCACACCACGGAGCTGGGGGACCAGCTGTGGGTACGGGTGGTCGACGTCGCCGGTGCACTGGCCGCCCGCACTTACGGCGACGCCGCCCCGGTGGTCCTCGGCCTCACCGACCCGCAGCTGCCCGCCAACACCGGCCACTACGCGGTCGGCCCCGAAGGCGCCCACCGCACCGACGCACCGGCGGACCTGCAGCTCGACTCCGAGGCCCTCGCGATGCTCTACCTCGGCGAGTGGCGCGCGACGAGCCTGCTGCAGGCCGGCCGTCTCACCGCGACCGACCCGGCCGCCGCCGCGCGCGCCGACATCCTGTTCACCACCGAGCAACGCCCGTGGTGCGGCACGCACTTCTGA
- a CDS encoding DUF4333 domain-containing protein, protein MRALRVLGLCVIGLLAAAGCGAGPNAGQPEWTTTFSHPSTAPSSPPPVRVFDAKAMSAGVAKILTENYGLHDLGQVTCPDRQAVADGNRFQCTVDVAGERKRVPITVTGTEGQYRVDAPR, encoded by the coding sequence ATGCGCGCGCTGCGGGTGCTGGGTTTGTGCGTGATCGGGCTGCTGGCCGCCGCGGGCTGCGGCGCCGGCCCGAACGCGGGGCAGCCCGAGTGGACGACCACCTTCAGCCACCCCTCGACCGCTCCCTCGTCCCCGCCGCCGGTCCGGGTCTTCGACGCCAAGGCCATGAGCGCCGGTGTCGCGAAGATCCTCACCGAGAACTACGGGCTGCACGACCTCGGCCAGGTCACCTGCCCCGACCGGCAGGCCGTCGCCGACGGCAACCGGTTCCAGTGCACAGTGGACGTCGCGGGGGAGCGCAAGCGCGTGCCCATCACCGTGACCGGCACCGAAGGCCAGTACCGGGTGGACGCGCCCCGGTAA
- a CDS encoding DUF4333 domain-containing protein has product MSTPYGGNDPQQQPPYGQQPQYGQQPGGAYPPSGPQEQPYNPQQYGQQPPQQPYDPSQPTQWVQPPSPQQPQYGQQPGGYTPPQQTQWGQQPPQQYGQPYDPNQQQYGQQQPGGYPQSGPQEQPLYGQPPSGPQAQQQYGQNPQQQGQYDYGQPAAPAAGEKEPGGSKKGLFIGIGALVVVVAVVAILGFVAPGFFRTEVFNNTQMQTDVAKLLTDTYKIDGVSGVTCPAEQKVTDGAKFECTATISGKPQQVPITVKGTDGNYEVSPPTSP; this is encoded by the coding sequence ATGAGCACGCCGTATGGCGGCAACGACCCGCAGCAGCAGCCCCCGTACGGGCAGCAGCCGCAATACGGGCAGCAGCCGGGCGGCGCGTACCCGCCGAGCGGGCCGCAGGAGCAGCCCTACAACCCGCAGCAGTACGGGCAGCAGCCACCCCAGCAGCCGTACGACCCGTCGCAGCCCACCCAGTGGGTCCAGCCCCCGTCGCCGCAGCAGCCGCAGTACGGCCAGCAGCCCGGCGGCTACACCCCGCCGCAGCAGACCCAGTGGGGCCAGCAGCCACCGCAGCAGTACGGCCAGCCGTACGACCCGAACCAGCAGCAGTACGGCCAGCAGCAGCCCGGCGGGTACCCGCAGAGCGGGCCGCAGGAGCAGCCCCTGTACGGCCAGCCGCCGAGCGGTCCCCAGGCCCAGCAGCAGTACGGGCAGAACCCGCAGCAGCAGGGCCAGTACGACTACGGTCAGCCCGCCGCCCCGGCCGCGGGGGAGAAGGAGCCGGGCGGCTCCAAGAAGGGCCTGTTCATCGGCATCGGCGCGCTGGTGGTCGTGGTCGCGGTGGTCGCGATCCTCGGCTTCGTCGCGCCCGGGTTCTTCCGGACCGAGGTCTTCAACAACACCCAGATGCAGACCGACGTGGCGAAGCTGCTGACCGACACGTACAAGATCGACGGCGTCAGCGGCGTCACCTGCCCGGCCGAGCAGAAGGTGACCGACGGCGCGAAGTTCGAGTGCACCGCCACCATCAGCGGCAAGCCGCAGCAGGTCCCGATCACGGTCAAGGGCACCGACGGCAACTACGAGGTCTCGCCGCCCACTTCGCCGTGA
- a CDS encoding DEAD/DEAH box helicase — protein sequence MASSPSQSPAEAYAVSRRRGKYPRLTQFAGEVSFEFDDFQVRGCEALENGHGVLVCAPTGAGKTVVGEFAVHLALAEGRKCFYTTPIKALSNQKYTDLVNRYGADAVGLLTGDTSINGNAQVVVMTTEVLRNMLYAGSSAIPELGYVVMDEVHYLADRFRGAVWEEVILHLPEHVRVVGLSATVSNAEEFGEWLVEVRGDTTVVVDEHRPVPLWQHMQVGNQLLDLFAGQDEADPGAELRINPSLLRRTEEMGRYAGPSGFRGPRGGRRSAPQRGPRFRPPSRVDVVERLDHAGLLPAIVFIFSRAGCDAAVTQCVRAGLRLNGPEQVDEVRRIVEERTKDLPEGDLGVLGYWEWRDALERGIAGHHAGLLPAFKETVEDLFVRGLVKVVFATETLALGINMPARTVVLERLVKYNGEAHVDLTPGEYTQLTGRAGRRGIDIEGHAVVSWQPGVDPKQVAGLASTRTYPLRSSFRPGYNMAVNLVAQVGADAARDLLEQSFAQFQADRSVVGTARRIERNKEALKGYAKAVTGDFAQTLEYVELRAKISDREKVLARQNTASRRAGTAESLEKLRKGDVIAVPAGRRAGLAVVVDPGLDPIREPRPVVVTEDRWSGPLSVADFPAPVEPLGHIRLPKHIELRSPRTRRDIASSLRNAGIALPGRQRRRGGADDDAELASLRRALRSHPCHGLAEREANLRWAERYQRLTEETAQLERKVAATTHSLARAFDRILALLGERGYLGPATAGDGEDRVTEHGQRLTRLYSESDLLAAECIRNDVWAGLGPAELAAVVSTLVFEARRDTAGEPRLPAGGVPAAWQETTRLWVELTEDERRHRLDRTREPDAGFAWPVYRWARGESLEKVLTAAETNGQELSAGDFVRWCRQVIDLLDQVRDVLGKADPVGATAAEAVRALRRGVVAAGAA from the coding sequence GTGGCCAGTAGCCCTTCTCAGTCCCCGGCCGAGGCCTATGCGGTCTCGCGGCGCCGCGGGAAGTACCCCCGGCTGACCCAATTCGCCGGCGAGGTGTCCTTCGAGTTCGACGATTTCCAGGTCCGCGGGTGCGAGGCCCTGGAGAACGGCCACGGCGTGCTGGTCTGCGCGCCCACCGGCGCCGGCAAGACCGTGGTCGGCGAATTCGCCGTGCACCTGGCGCTGGCCGAGGGCCGCAAATGCTTCTACACCACGCCGATCAAGGCGCTGTCGAACCAGAAGTACACCGACCTGGTCAACCGGTACGGCGCCGACGCGGTCGGCCTGCTCACCGGCGACACCTCCATCAACGGCAACGCCCAGGTGGTCGTCATGACCACCGAGGTGCTGCGCAACATGCTGTACGCCGGCAGCTCGGCCATCCCCGAGCTCGGCTACGTCGTGATGGACGAGGTGCACTACCTCGCCGACCGGTTCCGCGGCGCGGTCTGGGAAGAGGTGATCCTGCACCTGCCGGAGCACGTGCGCGTCGTCGGCCTGTCCGCCACGGTCAGCAACGCCGAGGAGTTCGGCGAATGGCTGGTCGAGGTCCGCGGCGACACCACCGTCGTCGTCGACGAGCACCGGCCCGTGCCGCTGTGGCAGCACATGCAGGTCGGCAACCAGCTGCTCGACCTGTTCGCCGGCCAGGACGAGGCCGACCCCGGCGCCGAGCTGCGGATCAACCCCAGCCTGCTGCGCCGCACCGAGGAAATGGGCCGCTACGCCGGTCCCAGCGGCTTCCGCGGGCCTCGCGGCGGACGCCGGAGCGCGCCCCAGCGCGGGCCGAGGTTCCGGCCGCCGTCGCGCGTGGACGTCGTCGAAAGGCTCGACCACGCCGGGCTGCTGCCCGCGATCGTGTTCATCTTCTCCCGCGCCGGCTGCGACGCCGCGGTCACCCAGTGCGTCCGCGCCGGCCTGCGGCTCAACGGCCCAGAGCAGGTCGACGAGGTCCGCCGCATCGTCGAGGAGCGCACCAAGGACCTGCCCGAGGGCGACCTCGGCGTGCTCGGCTACTGGGAATGGCGCGACGCGCTGGAGCGCGGCATCGCCGGGCACCACGCCGGGCTGCTGCCGGCGTTCAAGGAGACCGTGGAGGACCTGTTCGTCCGCGGCCTGGTGAAGGTCGTGTTCGCCACCGAGACCCTCGCGCTCGGCATCAATATGCCGGCCCGCACCGTCGTGCTCGAGCGGCTGGTCAAGTACAACGGCGAGGCGCACGTCGATCTGACGCCCGGCGAGTACACCCAGCTCACCGGCCGCGCCGGGCGCCGCGGCATCGACATCGAGGGCCACGCCGTCGTGTCCTGGCAGCCCGGCGTCGACCCCAAGCAGGTCGCGGGCCTCGCCTCCACCCGCACGTACCCGCTGCGCTCGTCGTTCCGGCCCGGCTACAACATGGCCGTGAACCTGGTCGCGCAGGTCGGCGCCGACGCCGCCCGTGACCTGCTGGAACAGTCGTTCGCCCAGTTCCAGGCCGACCGCTCGGTGGTCGGCACCGCGCGCCGCATCGAGCGCAACAAGGAAGCCCTCAAGGGCTACGCGAAGGCCGTCACCGGCGACTTCGCGCAGACGCTGGAGTACGTCGAGCTGCGCGCGAAGATCTCCGACCGCGAGAAGGTGCTGGCCCGCCAGAACACCGCGTCCCGGCGCGCGGGCACGGCGGAATCGCTGGAGAAGCTGCGCAAGGGCGACGTGATCGCGGTCCCGGCCGGCCGCCGCGCCGGGCTCGCCGTGGTCGTCGACCCCGGGCTCGACCCGATCCGCGAGCCGCGCCCCGTGGTCGTCACCGAGGACCGCTGGTCCGGCCCGCTGTCGGTGGCCGACTTCCCGGCGCCGGTCGAACCGCTCGGGCACATCCGGCTGCCCAAGCACATCGAGCTGCGCTCCCCGCGGACCCGCCGCGACATCGCGTCCTCGCTGCGCAACGCCGGCATCGCGCTGCCCGGCCGCCAGCGCCGCCGCGGAGGCGCGGACGACGACGCCGAGCTGGCCAGCCTGCGCCGCGCCCTGCGCTCGCACCCCTGCCACGGACTGGCCGAGCGTGAGGCGAACCTGCGCTGGGCCGAGCGCTACCAGCGGCTCACCGAGGAGACCGCCCAGCTCGAACGCAAGGTCGCCGCGACCACCCACTCGCTCGCCCGGGCGTTCGACCGGATCCTCGCCCTGCTCGGCGAGCGCGGGTACCTCGGGCCGGCGACGGCGGGCGACGGCGAGGACCGCGTCACCGAGCACGGCCAGCGCCTCACCCGGCTCTACAGCGAGTCCGACCTGCTGGCCGCCGAGTGCATCCGCAACGACGTGTGGGCCGGCCTCGGCCCGGCCGAGCTGGCCGCGGTGGTCTCGACGCTGGTGTTCGAAGCCCGCCGCGACACCGCGGGCGAGCCACGGCTGCCGGCCGGCGGCGTGCCCGCCGCCTGGCAGGAGACCACCCGGCTGTGGGTCGAGCTGACCGAGGACGAGCGCCGCCACCGCCTCGACCGCACCCGCGAGCCCGACGCCGGGTTCGCCTGGCCGGTCTACCGGTGGGCCCGCGGCGAGTCGCTGGAGAAGGTGCTCACCGCCGCGGAGACCAACGGCCAGGAGTTGTCCGCGGGCGACTTCGTCCGCTGGTGCCGCCAGGTGATCGACCTGCTCGACCAGGTCCGCGACGTGCTGGGCAAGGCCGACCCGGTCGGCGCCACCGCGGCCGAGGCCGTCCGCGCCCTGCGCCGGGGCGTCGTCGCGGCCGGGGCGGCGTGA
- a CDS encoding diacylglycerol/lipid kinase family protein translates to MGLHAALAVHPASGHGAAARIADTVAARLRPCADRLDVLVANTVEESRALMRASHDAGLDVLIVLGGDGAAHQGVQFCADHDVALGLVPSGTGNDFARALGSPPDASSAVTKLVTALEDGTRRRIDLGRTADTWFATVLCSGFDASVNARANRLRWPSGPHRYDVAILAELAAFRPSPLTLTADGTTLDLDATLVAIGNTPFYGGGVPICPAATPDDGLFDVTVIGAATRLQLLRLLPGLRSGGHVTHPAVRTLRARELTLTGPGWPTYADGESQGTAPFTVTCVPDALTVVA, encoded by the coding sequence ATGGGCCTGCACGCGGCACTGGCCGTGCACCCCGCCTCCGGACACGGCGCCGCCGCTCGCATCGCGGACACCGTCGCCGCCCGGCTGCGCCCCTGCGCCGACCGCCTCGACGTGCTGGTGGCCAACACCGTCGAGGAGTCCCGCGCCCTGATGCGCGCCTCCCACGACGCGGGCCTGGACGTGCTGATCGTCCTGGGCGGCGACGGCGCGGCCCACCAGGGCGTGCAATTCTGCGCCGACCACGACGTCGCCCTCGGCCTCGTCCCCTCCGGCACCGGCAACGACTTCGCCCGCGCGCTGGGCAGCCCGCCGGACGCATCGTCCGCCGTCACCAAGCTCGTCACGGCGCTCGAAGACGGCACCCGCCGCCGCATCGACCTCGGCCGGACCGCGGACACCTGGTTCGCCACCGTGCTCTGCTCCGGCTTCGACGCCAGCGTCAACGCCCGCGCCAACCGGCTCCGCTGGCCGTCCGGCCCGCATCGCTACGACGTCGCGATCCTCGCCGAGCTGGCCGCGTTCCGCCCCAGCCCGCTCACCCTGACCGCCGACGGCACCACCCTGGACCTCGACGCCACCCTAGTCGCGATCGGCAACACCCCGTTCTACGGCGGCGGCGTCCCCATCTGCCCGGCCGCCACCCCGGACGACGGCCTCTTCGACGTCACCGTCATCGGCGCCGCCACCCGCCTCCAGCTGCTGCGACTGCTGCCCGGCCTGCGCTCCGGCGGCCACGTGACACACCCCGCCGTCCGCACCCTGCGCGCCCGCGAGCTGACCCTCACCGGCCCCGGCTGGCCCACCTACGCCGACGGCGAATCCCAGGGCACGGCGCCGTTCACCGTCACCTGCGTGCCGGACGCGCTGACCGTCGTCGCCTGA